One Setaria viridis chromosome 5, Setaria_viridis_v4.0, whole genome shotgun sequence genomic region harbors:
- the LOC117854856 gene encoding B-box zinc finger protein 22 encodes MKVLCSACEAAEARVLCCADEAALCARCDRDVHAANRLAGKHRRLPLHPPAAASAPTCDICQESHAYFFCVEDRALLCRSCDVVVHTANAFVSGHRRFLLTGVQVGLQPDAQDPEQPHPPTAAASAAPAPAAPLPTPLPPPAKKARTSPAPLYSDDDIDWAVAGGPDVGIAGNLPDWPLVDEQFSAPVPRPAAEAHVTRTPSKRSPRRPLAAAFTVQGGLAGGMPDWPLDEFFGFSEFNTGLGFTENGTSKADSGKLGSTDGSPAGRSSSDTAQDFFGQVPEFHHWSVPELPSPPTASGLHWQGGPRHGAAAADTAAVSVPDISAPEEMLT; translated from the exons ATGAAGGTGCTCTGCTCCGCGTGCGAGGCGGCCGAGGCGCGCGTGCTCTGCTGCGCCGACGAGGCCGCCCTCTGCGCGCGCTGCGACCGCGACGTGCACGCCGCCAACCGCCTCGCCGgcaagcaccgccgcctcccgctccacccgcccgccgccgcctccgcgcccaccTGCGACATCTGCCAG GAGTCCCACGCCTACTTCTTCTGCGTCGAGGACCGCGCGCTGCTCTGCCGGAGCTGCGACGTAGTCGTGCACACGGCCAACGCCTTCGTCTCCGGGCACCGCAGGTTCCTCCTCACCGGCGTCCAGGTCGGCCTGCAGCCCGACGCCCAGGACCCGGAGCAGCCGCAtcccccgaccgccgccgcctccgcagcaccagcaccagcagctcCCCTCCCaacgcccctgccgccgcccgccaagaAGGCGCGCACCAGCCCGGCACCGCTCTACAGCGACGACGACATCGActgggcggtggccggcggtcCGGACGTCGGCATCGCCGGGAACCTGCCGGACTGGCCGCTCGTCGACGAGCAGTTCAGCGCTCCGGTGCCGAGACCCGCGGCGGAGGCGCACGTGACCAGAACCCCGTCCAAGCGGAGCCCCCGGCGGCCACTCGCGGCGGCGTTCACCGTCCAGGGCGGCCTTGCAGGGGGCATGCCGGACTGGCCGCTGGACGAGTTCTTCGGCTTCTCGGAGTTCAACACCGGCCTCGGCTTCACCGAAAATGGAACGTCCAAG GCTGACAGCGGGAAGCTCGGGAGCACCGACGGGTCGCCGGCGGGCCGGTCGTCGTCGGACACGGCGCAGGACTTCTTCGGGCAGGTGCCGGAGTTCCACCACTGGTCCGTGCCGGAGCTCCCCTCCCCGCCCACGGCCTCGGGCCTCCACTGGCAGGGCGGCCCgcgccacggcgccgccgccgccgacaccgcCGCGGTGTCCGTGCCGGACATCTCCGCGCCGGAGGAGATGTTGACGTGA